In the Vicia villosa cultivar HV-30 ecotype Madison, WI unplaced genomic scaffold, Vvil1.0 ctg.000011F_1_1, whole genome shotgun sequence genome, TCTTCAGCAGTTACTTGACTTcaagtgttgtcatcatcaaaactaaacaaCTACTAGTTAACTTGCATCTTTGTTATCCATAAGTTTCACCATCTTGGATCACTTATTGACTATACGTGCACGCACATAGATCCACATTCTCCCGAATTTTTATGATGACAACGCATCTCTCAAGGAGATGGTAAAACAGAAAACATATGTATAAATTTTGGAATGGGTAAACTCCCTCTCACATGAGTAAAGAGTAAATTGTACTCCCCTTGAGAGAATACTTTTTCCCCATTGTCATAATAAAAAAGGTGGGTAAAGATGCTAGAAGGCAATTTTAAATATGCATGCACATAGTTCACATAGATCAAACACATTTTACTAAATATGGAAAAACATTGCTTTATTAACTCAAATACCGACAAGAGAAAAGGCTAGGAATTTGAAAACTCTAGAAAGTAGAAAAATTCGAAAATTTAAACAAACTTAAATATTATGGCTAAAACACATAAATGAGACTACTCGTTGTCATTAATATCATAATCTCTTGAGGTGTTTCTCTTGATGATATCCATATTCTTTGCTAAGTTCCGAATGGTCGGAGCATTTGTTGAGAGATTTTCAAAAGAGTATTGAAAGTTGTATAATTTGTTGATAGAGACTACCTCTTCTTCTTCACTCATTATTTCGTTCCTTGGTTCTTCTCGAAAGATGTAAACTTGCATGCTATTGAAAGAGAAACAATTGATCTTGAAGTGATTTGGATCCACTGTTTTTCCCATAGTGTCGACTTTAACAACAACTGATATCTTGGTGATCAAGACTCTGTATGATAGGCCTCCTTATCAATTCTACTTGCAATAAATCATACAGAAGCATCCAATCTGCATAATTTGTTTGAAATTATTGAATTAATAGTCATAAAGAGACCATATTCTCTCTAGTGACCACTTTAAAATCATCTTGCGGAAAGTTATGGTAATTCACACAATatacaattattatttattttagttatttttataaaaatgttgTCTCAATTTCTTATCAAATATTTAGACGAATTTAAATTCTTTATAGTaatcattaaaaattattattattattttgtaattCCCATTACAAAACCGTGTGAAATATTGAGAAACTGGTTGTAAGTCACCCTTAGATTTTTACTCCAAAATCCATTATCATCATCCAAATCTCTTTGGAGCAAAATATCAAACATCTTGAAGGCACATTGAAGATAGGCTAAATTAAAGCATAACACACACATAGATCCCAAAAGACAACAACACATACAAAAACCACAAAACATAAATTAGATaaatggaaaagagaaagaaatcgtAAACAGTAGGTAAACCATGGTGGCTTTGGTGGTGGCTCCGGTGGCGGCCGCTTCAGAAGGAAGATGGGTTTGACAGTGATTCGGAGTAGTGATAGGGGAAAGTCGATGAAAAGGGTTAGCCGATGAGAGGGAGTGATACTCTCCATAGGGGAGAGGAGGGGACAACCATGAAGATGGAGGTGGGGAGCAGCCGCCAAACCCTAGAGGGTTGGGGAACCAGAGCGCTGGAAAAAGAAACAACGGATGTTAATACTAATACTTTTAAATTTTGATGTATCACTTGTGTAAACTTAATGCATTATATTTTTCAACTGACAATTGTAGGAGAATATgaattttacttttaaaaaagaACAATAGGGTGGCCGCGACCTTCCTTTGCCATCCCCTAGCTCCGCCAGTAATCCTGCCTACAAGAGGAGTATCCTTATGATCAAGCAGTGGACCACACAAATTCATGCAACAAAATTTCCAATATATTCGATATAAACCATAACAGATTTTAAATTTTCACTAATAATATGGTGCAATACCCAACCTTTGTTTCTATTGATTTTTTACTAACTACTGATAttcttttattgattttttagttTTACTAACTACTGATAttcttttattgattttttaggaataaaatttaaaaataataataataaaaattggaGATGTAAATGATGAATGGGGTGTTTCCCATATAAGAAAGAATTAATCCAACCCAAAAGAACACAAGACCTATTTCTGATTCTAGGACTGAGAGTGAACAGAACTGAAGAAGATTCCAGAACATGGCCGGGAATATCGAAGTTGAAGAAGACGATCGCGTGCCGCTAAGATTGCGACCGGAGTGGTCGGACGTTACTCCAATCCCCCAAGACGATGGCCCTAGCCCCGTCGTGCCGATCAACTACTCCGAAGAGTTTTCTGAAGTTATGGATTACTTTCGTGCTGTTTACTTCGCCAAAGAGCTTTCCTCTCGCGCTCTTTCTCTCACCGCCGAAGCTATCGGTTTAAACGCCGGAAACTACACCGTACTTCCCAACCCTAACCCTAACCGTTAATCTCAATTTCAGATTCACTCGTAATTTAAATGAATAGCTTGTTGCTAAcccaaaccctaaccctaaccctgatgatttaattgaatttgttgttattgttgttgtaggTGTGGCATTTTCGGAGGTTATTACTTGAGTCACTGAAAGTTGACCTACATGTTGAAAGGGAATTCGTGGAGCGTGTTGCCAGTGGCAATTCGAAAAATTATCAGATTTGGTGAGATTTCTTTCTTTGATTCTTTGGTTCCAACTCCAATTGTCATTTGTAGTGATTCATTTTCTAGGTAACTGTTTAGGGTAAAGAAACCAAATGTAGAACTCTTGCACTGGAAGTTCTGTTTCAAATGTATTGTATTTTACTTGCAACTAGTTATTGTATTTGtgcatatctttttttttttttaccttgcTGAAAGTTATAGATTTATGTTCAAGGATCACTTGAGTTTTTCATAAAGCACCCGGCTATGTTGTGTTTGGGACCTCAATTTGTTATTAATAGTGGAATGCagcaaattttattattaattatatttatatgacACAGCTATTAAGTGGCATTTGTGTCTATGTTGCTATACAAACAATCTAGTAACAAAATGCTTCTAGTAGTATTCAATGCTATGTTGTTAATCGCGGCGCGAAGCGGAAAAAACGAGACGGCCGCTTCCGGTCTTACCGGTTCAGCGCGTTAGGGTGAAGCGGTCCAAAGCGATCGCAGGTTGCGGACCGGATTGGATGCGGCCAAAAGCACCTCTTTTGCTGTAGTCTCAATTCAGGTTGGGTCGGGTCCATAAAAACCATTATTTTCAAAAGCTAGAAGATGGTTAGAAGATGGAGGAGAGATGAAGTCGCGAGACGAAGATGGATGAGAGACGAAGTCGTGGAGAAGAAGATGAGGTAGTGGAGAAAGATGAAGTGGGGGTGATTCACAGAAAGAATAAGAGATGAAGTAGTGGAGAAAGATGAAGCGGGTATCAGTAActatttaatcaataaaataatgTAGAAAGTGGGTTGAAAAGTCAGGAAAAGAAGAAACTATTTCCAATGTAACAACTGTATACACCTATGATTATAAAAATATAGTAAtatggttttttgaaaaaaacaatagtaataaataattatacttaattctcttaaaaataaataaacaatatataaatgctattaaaatatttattttttagtgaCCGCATCACTAAAATAGCGCCTGCGTCGCTCCCGATTTCTGCACCACTCCCATTGAGGTTCACCGCGCCGCAATTGGAGATTAACAACATAGATTCAATGATGTTTTCATGTTGGGTCAACACTGTTATGGACTTATTTTTGAAGTGTTTTCATGTTGTATCTTTATAGCATTAGGCTTCCTTTCTTAAACTAGTTATTGTGCCAGTTTTTTTTCCTTGCTCAAAGATGTAGATCTGAATCCCAAGAGCACTTGTGCACTCAACATCACTTCCATTGTGTTTGGGTACTTGTTTATCATTAACAGTTGAGATGGAAGAAAGGTAATAATGGATAAAGCATACTAGTTTACATACAGATAGATGGATTTTCAAACACGATTTTTCTTTCCTCCATAGTggaaagagtttatatagagtgacacctCTCACCTTACAAGCTGGTCTTTAAGTCGGTtatgtaaggatgagttaggctaAACTCTAATACTCCAATGTCAATCTGATAGTGGGTGTCACAGACTCTAGTCTTTGTTTAATGGGCTAAGCATAACATATGTTTATTCACCTGCAGATGTTGCTGCTCTGGGACTAAAAAATTGTTCTTATTTCTCGTATTATTTTCTTCATGGACATTTTGAGGATATAGTTTATATTTGGTATTAGTTTCATATATAAACCATACATAGTCATGATGTCCTGCTCTAGGTTGTTAATCTCAGATAGCGGCGCGTAGCGCGAGACCTCCCAAATGCTATAGCGGGATGACCGCTTTTTGTGAGCTTTTAAAATTCAAGGTAAATActtaatataaaaacataaatacTAAAATAGGTTTCAAACAACATACATAAATACTAAAAATAGGTTCCAAGTTCCAACAACATTCATAATGACTTAAAAACAAAAGCTACAACATGCATAAACCAAAAGTTGCAACATAGATAAACCAAACATAATGACTCAAATTAGGAATGTATTTAAAATGACTAAATCAAATTCTAAATGTAAACAAAATGACTAAATCACATCAATCTCAGAGAACGACTGCTAATTTaagtgaagagagagaatgtaaatgaCCTAATGTCTCACTTTTAGCTTTTATATTAGtgaaataaaagggaaaaatacaaattttcccttaaaaaaaattcaaaattatagtATTGACCTCATCTTCACAATAGCGGTTTGTAAAGCGCTACAGAACCGCTATTGCGCCGCTATTTCACCGCTACGCCTCCACTGGAGGCTCCACAAATTGCGGCCGCTATTTCCGCTATTTCGTATAGCGGTTAGCAGCCAAAAAGCGTCACGGCGAGGTCCTCTACCGCTGCGCTACACCGCTATAGTGCGCTATTGACAGCCTAGGTCCTGCTTTAAACTACTTCATTTAACTTTTTTCGCATACACTTCATTGTATTGATCTTGATGCCAGATGTTTATAGGCATCATAGACGATGGGTTGCTGAAAAATTAGGACCTGAAGCTAGAAGCAGTGAACTTGAGTTCACCAAAAAGATTCTGTCCGCAGACGCAAAACATTATCATGCATGGTCTCATAGGCAGGTTTGTTTCTCCCAGTCTCCACAAATCTTAGTTTCTCACGGTTTTTCCTGTACATATTTTATTATCTTGTTGGCAATTGGGCATTGTAATTTAGTTGTATTAACTTACTACTGCGACTCTATAAATTTTGCTTCTTTTCTTCTATATACAGTGGGTTCTTCAAAATCTAGGAGGATGGGAAGATGAACTCAAATACTGTAGTGAACTGCTTGCAGAAGACATATTTAACAATTCTGCTTGGAATCAGGTATCCAATTGTTGTTCATGTTATATTTAGTTTGGGTACAACATGACATACATAAGTATTCAACATGGCTTAAAGATATTTAACATGGATTTGTATGATTGTTGCCTAACTAATCAATAGATCAAATGAATGCTGTATTATGTATATTTATGTCACCGTCCAAAATGTTACATTTCTCAGCATTTACAATTGAGAAACAACTATCACGCAGTGCTATGTCAAAGTTTCATTTATTCTAATCTTTAATATTAGCTAATTTTCTACCCTGAGTCAGATTTTTCTTTTTGGTCCTTTATTTCAAACAAAGAGCTCTTATAATTTAAACAATATGTTGTTAAATCAATCTCTTGAATATAATTTAATGAGTTAAATTATGCCGCAAGGACCGCCAACATATTCCCTTCCACTTGTACCTCTATGACCTAATTGACAATGAGGTAAAAACCTATGAGAACATGTAATATTCCTAAGATCCAATCATACTAGGCCCAGCACAAAGCTAAGATGTTGCTATTTAATAACCGAATAGCCAATTATGAAAAAAAGACCAAAGGGGGAGAACTTAGAAATGCTTTTGATTCCTATTTGCTTATTAAGTATGCTGTGTTTTCCACGTATGTGGAATAACTTGACAGTCTATAATGATATTCTTATCCTATTTGCTTTTATGCAGAGATATTTCGTCATAACAAGGTCTCCCTTCTTGGGAGGGCTAAAAGCTATGAGAGAGTCTGAAGTGCTTTACACCGTTGAAGCCATTATTCCCTACCCCGAAAATGAAAGCTCATGGAGATATCTTCGAGGACTTTTTAAAGATGAATCCACGTTATATGTAAATGATGCCCAAGTATCTTCAGTATGtttaaaggttttgaaaactAAGAGCAACTATTTGTTTGCTCTCAGTACTCTGCTGGATCTTATATGCCTCGGTTATCAACCAAATGAAGATTTCAGAGATGCCATTGAGGCTTTAAGGACTTCAGATTTTGATAAACAAGATTCAGATATAGCAAGAACTATTTGTTCTATTTTAGAACAAATTGATCCAATTAGAGTCAACTATTGGGTCTGGCGCAAGAGTAAACTTCCTCAGGCAGCTCAACATTAAAGGATGAATTTATGTCATCTTTGTAATTTTTACTGTCTGTTTGAATTGGACATCATGAAACCCCTATCCTTCCTCAACAGTAGATTGTTGAGTGATAAAAGGGTGGTTGTTTTTGTTACAATATGTTTTCTGGCTGTATTTCTATATTTAACACTAACAGCATAATTGATTTAGCTTTGCTATCATGTTGACAAACCAATGTACTCCAaaaaactaatgttttttttttaatcttaatttgTCTGTGTTCATCGCACTTTTGTTTTGTTAATTTAACGagcttctcaagcatatttcCACATTGAACCAATATCATATCTTGTATTAATGATGTATTGCCAACATATCTGGAGTCTAAGGGGATGCTGCCCCTAAATTTGAATACATACACTAAAGATGATAATACTTCACCATCAAGTATGTGGCATAACCCTCTTGTGATTTTGTGGTAAACATCTTGTTCAAAATTCTTAGAATTGAACTTAATCTTTAAAAGAACATTCAAAATTCTTAGAATGGAACTTCATCTTTAAAAGAACATTACACAGCTGGTAAGTGCAGTATACAAAGCCACAAAATTTGAGAGAAATAATTAGCTTCAGCTTTCAATTTCACTAAAATGCTGTAAGAGACTTGTAGTACTATTATTGAACCTGATATATCCTTAAGTATTGGCATGACAGTAAAATAGAATTAGTTGAAGATATGTATTCTTCAATACATACACTCATAATTTAGTTGAAGTACAAgtcttttttcaaaatatttacaaCACTCATAAATGGGTATGAGCGATACATTTCTCTATAATCTAATCACGTCCAAATTCTCAGCTATGTATGTATATAAAACCTGAAATTAAATAAACAGCCTGATTCGAGCTTTTGTTCGATCAAGACTTATTGGATCTAGAAGATGAACTTGAAGCCTCCTTGAACGCTGATGGGCAGAACTTACTTACACCACATTCTCCACAGCGAGGCCGTAAAGCAGTACAAATTGTCCTTCCAAATCCTACCTGTTCAAATTCATATTCAAGCCAGAGGATGCTTTACATATATACAAAGAATGTTGTAAAACAGATGGTATCATAAGAGACCAAAAAATGTTTTTCACAATGCAGCAATAACCACATCCAAAATATAACCACTTATGTGCATTTGTTGGTATATCGTCAAAGGGGGTGAGTTATGCATACCAAGAGAGGATTTATTGCAACCCATTCTTCCCTTGGAAGCCACTGTTGCAGCGCTTTTCTCGTTTCTTCTGGTATTGAAGTTCTCTGGCATTATGACGCGGGGTAGAAAATTTAATAACTTCCATCCAATTTAAGACATTCAATAAGCCTTAATATAgtaatttgtatatttttttccTCTAGCCAGCAAACATAATGAAGCTTATCGCAACTATAATGTGACACTGATATTACCAAATATAAAACAAACCTGTTTTGTGCCTGATCTCGAAACCCATCCAAGACGATTGCAGATGCGGTGGACATGAGTGTCTACACATATTCCTTGGACATTGTTCCATGCAATAATCATAACCTACAAATGCTAATACCATTAACAAAATGAATCTTAAAACTAATGAAACATACTGTTTGAATTATGAAAAAAATGCGCACATACCAAATGAGCAATCTTAGGACCTACGCCTGGAAGCGAGAGTAGCTCCTCAATTGTGTTAGGTATGTCCCCGTCATATTTTGTTAAACAAATATGAGCCATTTTCTTCAAGTTACTGGCTTTTCTTATATAAAACCCAACCTGTGAAAATAATACCCAAAAGTATAAGCATAGATATTCAAGTAATAGAACACAAAAACGAcataaataaaagaaatcaaCATCTTATAGAAATACTGGAAGCATCAAAAGTGGCATCCTTAATGTGCCACCAAATCCAAATTATTTGAATCATACAAGAAACACGGTTTTCAAAAGCAAACGACGAACATACAGGGTAAATCAACTTTTTGATAGTTTCTTCATCAGCATTGTTGAGTGCATCAGCAGTAAGCAGACCATTTTGACGAAGACGTTGAGTTGCTCCTATTCTTGAAAAAACAAACTCTTAAAGATGACTACACTTATATGAGCAACTACATGGACCAAACTACTTTATACAGTCATGTCGCGAAACATAAATATGATTGAAAAATAACATTGCAGTCTTAGAGTGAAACTTCACAAACTACAAACAGAAGGAAACACATCTCATGACAGGTATTTCGTGACCATAAACTCGAGAAGGTAATGTACTTACCACGAGTAATACGCTCTTTAGTTTGGCTTGATAAAAGCGTAGATGCCAGAACAACAAATCTTCTTTCCTAATTACGCGGATAAAAATTTAGTTTATGCTGACAGTAAAGTTATCCACATCAAGGTACATTTTATAATAATCACATTAACGGCATAAACCGAAAGATTAGTCTTTAATTTATGTCACACACAAAATCAACATAAGTAGGACATAGATTAGACCTTAGGAGGATGAATATCATCATCTTCCCGATCTCCAGAAGTGTCTATCGAGTGACTCATTTTACGAATCCCTTCAAGCACATATTCCCAATTGGCAGGACACTCATCTACATGAATAAACAAACATACTTTAACCTCCCTAAACTAAAAACACTTTCATAGAACAGAATCAATCCAAAACTGCACATTGAATGCACTAAACAGTAAACACTTACTAAATTGACCTAATTCATTTGTTTCTGTGTATGCAGATCCTTCAGGCTGGACAAACTTCTGTGTAGTGTTTTTGGGTGTCTTGTTCATAGCATGGACGCGAATTTGGAACACTGAAGGGTTTGAAATATGAAAAACATAATGGAAAATGAAGCAAAAAAGAGAATTGAAAATAAGAAAGGAGTGTGAAGTTAATACCTCGGTGTGAATTGGATTTGGAGGAGAAAGAGAGTGTTCTTGTTATGGAGGAGACATGGATTCGCACCAAACATACAAGCACCGACATTTTAGGACATTGGCGGGAGGGACCAAGGATTAACCGATATATCACCCAAGTTGTTAGTTACTTTGCTTTTCTTCCTTCaattttaatgtttaaataaaTCTTGCTTGTACACAACACTTATCAATAGAGTTCATTAATTGTAATGTTTAAATAAATCTTGCTTGTACACAACACTTATCAATAtctttaaaagaaaaaattaaattagTCACAAATGATTTTGGACTAGGTTAACAAATGAAGCGGAAAGCAGTGGAGCAGAAGTGATCGAACAGGGAGGGAAAtggaataaaaatgtcattttattatttgaatattttactACGGAATACAACAATTTTATCATTCCGTCCAAATTAAAGGTACAAAGTATGTCATTCAATTTCATCTAGTTCCATTTCATCAAGTAAATTACACTCTCCCTCACATATTCCACTACTCTTctcttttatattaaaatatgcaCTTCTCTCTcatcttatgcaaaatatattacattacactctctctctctcttgagaGAGATACTAATATTACACTATCATGTATTAAAATATACACTCATCTCTCCTCTTATGCAAAATATATTACACTTCCTCTTAGAGATGCTCATGTTATATCTTCATctctttatgttttttttttttggtctaGTAGCCTTAGAGatgtcaaaatgggctacccaACCCTAAATGGGCCGGCCCATGCGGGCCTCGGACTTTTCAGGACCGGGCCCAAAAAATCCATATTTAAATGGACTCTATTTTTACTACCCAAGTCCAACACTGTCTGGGTTGCGGGCTATCCGACCCTAAACGagtctatttctaaaaaaaataaaatgttctccttatttttctaagtatccatgaaattgcatgcaatatatatatatatatatatatatatatatatatatatatatatatatatatatatatatatatatatatatatatatatatatatatatatatatatataaaaaaaattaggatttctaaatggtgaattcttatctacccaactcgaaaagttgggtaaagttacctcctttgtaaaatgctttgaaaacaacaaatatttatagtattttaataaataattaaatgtgttatatTAAATGGAATCATttgattggttggaggtacactacccaactttttgtaatgggtagagaagttgtcccctttcTAAATAACCCATATAAGTTgcaattaaaatgtaaaacatcaCATTATAACTATTTAATTTTGCGTGCTACATTAGATAATTTATGATGTATTTTAAATAGTTATAAtgtaccaatcgttagttggttcagtggtgattggcgctggacttggtagggagaaccacggttcgatcccccgcaactgcgatcgggaggggggatggaaccacttgatgccagaactcgcccccgaaccggactataccatgtgagaatgaatctgaaccattggattttaaaataaatggtggaaattatgggtgaatcttatttttctctctcctacatcatttaaatatcatataaatatctcattctcatatgatatgccatatatatatatatatatatatatatatatatatatatatatatatatatatatatatatatatatatatatatatatatatatatatatatatatatatatatatatatatatactaactaTATCCTCCTATAAAAATTacatcaaaatttttaaaatctcatttcaaccttatttttaattagaatatataaTGGTGTTTTTTCTATACTATCGATATAATTATATTAAGATGAAACcttttaaattgaaataaaatcaaaccatcaacttttgtttgatatttatacctttataataccaaaaaaaaaattagaatacaT is a window encoding:
- the LOC131621859 gene encoding protein farnesyltransferase/geranylgeranyltransferase type-1 subunit alpha, which gives rise to MAGNIEVEEDDRVPLRLRPEWSDVTPIPQDDGPSPVVPINYSEEFSEVMDYFRAVYFAKELSSRALSLTAEAIGLNAGNYTVWHFRRLLLESLKVDLHVEREFVERVASGNSKNYQIWHHRRWVAEKLGPEARSSELEFTKKILSADAKHYHAWSHRQWVLQNLGGWEDELKYCSELLAEDIFNNSAWNQRYFVITRSPFLGGLKAMRESEVLYTVEAIIPYPENESSWRYLRGLFKDESTLYVNDAQVSSVCLKVLKTKSNYLFALSTLLDLICLGYQPNEDFRDAIEALRTSDFDKQDSDIARTICSILEQIDPIRVNYWVWRKSKLPQAAQH
- the LOC131621860 gene encoding endonuclease III homolog 2, chloroplastic-like — encoded protein: MSVLVCLVRIHVSSITRTLSFSSKSNSHRVFQIRVHAMNKTPKNTTQKFVQPEGSAYTETNELGQFNECPANWEYVLEGIRKMSHSIDTSGDREDDDIHPPKERRFVVLASTLLSSQTKERITRGATQRLRQNGLLTADALNNADEETIKKLIYPVGFYIRKASNLKKMAHICLTKYDGDIPNTIEELLSLPGVGPKIAHLVMIIAWNNVQGICVDTHVHRICNRLGWVSRSGTKQRTSIPEETRKALQQWLPREEWVAINPLLVGFGRTICTALRPRCGECGVSKFCPSAFKEASSSSSRSNKS